The segment GGGCGCATTTGGCGGTGGCGGCGCCTTGGTGCCGGTCGGCTCGGCGGCCAACAGCATCTTGGTATAGGCATGCTGCGGATTGACGAAGATCGCTTCCGCCTCGCCCTCCTCGACGACTTCGCCGGAGCGCATGACATAAACGCGGTCGGCAAGGCGTCGGACAATGCCGAGATCGTGGGTGATGAAGACAATCGCCATGCCGAGCTTGCGCTGCAGCTCCGCAAGCAGCATGAGAATCTGCGCCTGGATGGTCACGTCGAGCGCGGTCGTCGGTTCGTCTGCGATCAGTATGTCGGGGTCGTTGGCCAGCGCCATGGCGATCATGACCCGCTGTCGCTGGCCACCCGATAATTCGTGCGGATAGGATTTCATCCGCCGCTCGGGATCGGGAATATGGACCAGCCGCAAGAGCTTGAGCGCCTCTTCGCGTGCTTGCGCCGCGCCAAGGCCACGATGCCGACGGATCGGTTCGATCAGTTGGTTGCCGATCGAATAGAGCGGATCGAGCGAGGTCATCGGCTCCTGGAAGATCATGCTGATCTTGCGGCCGCGGACCTGGTTGAGCTCGGATTTGCTCAGGGTCAAAAGATTGCGGCCGCGATAGTCGACGACGCCCGTCGCCTCGCCGTTCGAGGCCAGCAGGCTCATCGCCGCCATCATCGTCTGGCTTTTGCCGGAACCGGATTCGCCGACAACGGCAACGGTTTCGCCTGCATTGACGTGGATGTTGATGCCCTTGACCGCCTCGACCACACCGTCAAGTGTGCGGAAGCGGACGCGAAGGTCCTTGACGCTGAGGATCGTTTCGGAAGTGTCCATCTCAACGATCCCTGGGGTCGAGCGCGTCGCGCAGGCCGTCGCCGACGAAATTCAACGCGAACAGCGTCGAGACAAGGAAAAACGCTGGGAACAAAAGCAGCCAGTTGGCGGTGCCGATGTTC is part of the Mesorhizobium sp. L-2-11 genome and harbors:
- a CDS encoding ABC transporter ATP-binding protein; amino-acid sequence: MDTSETILSVKDLRVRFRTLDGVVEAVKGINIHVNAGETVAVVGESGSGKSQTMMAAMSLLASNGEATGVVDYRGRNLLTLSKSELNQVRGRKISMIFQEPMTSLDPLYSIGNQLIEPIRRHRGLGAAQAREEALKLLRLVHIPDPERRMKSYPHELSGGQRQRVMIAMALANDPDILIADEPTTALDVTIQAQILMLLAELQRKLGMAIVFITHDLGIVRRLADRVYVMRSGEVVEEGEAEAIFVNPQHAYTKMLLAAEPTGTKAPPPPNAPVLLEGRNVEVTFRIGGGFLAGEPLILRAVDHISIRLKRNQTIGIVGESGSGKSTLGRALLRLLPSDGLIRFGDRDISAADRQAMRPLRRELQLVFQDPFGSLSPRMTVGQVITEGLLVHEPALSGRQRDLRAVEALREVGLDPNARNRYPHEFSGGQRQRIAIARAMILKPKLVVLDEPTSALDRSVQKQIVELLRKLQADHELSYLFISHDLAVVRAMADYIIVMKQGKIVEEGPTEVIFSNPQAAYTQTLMAAAIDVTRFRLSA